Sequence from the Amycolatopsis sp. NBC_00345 genome:
GCGGCGCCAGCGAAGTGATGCGCGCGTCGTGGTCGGTTTCGTAGAAGAAGATCAGCGAGACGAGGTCCTCGTCGGGGGCGCTGGCGTGCGGGGGCAGCACGCGGTGGCGGGTGGAGCGCCAGCGGTCGCCGGTCCAGCGGGCCATCAGGTCGCCGATGTTGACGGTGAACGCGTCCTCGTCGAAGGGCGCGTCCACCCAATCGCCTTCGGCTGTGCAGACCTGCAGGCCGCCGACGCCGGACTGGCGGTCGAGCACCGTCACGGTGCCGAAGTCGGTGTGCGGGCCGATCCGGAACTGGCCCGGCTCGGGCGGGCCCACGCTGGTCATCGGCGGGTACCAGTTGATGTTGAAGGTGTACGTCGGATGGCCCGTGTGCCGCGTGAAGTGGTCCGGTTCCTGGGCCAGTGCGTGCGCGAAGACCCGCAGCAGGTCGTCGGACAGCGCGCGCATGCGGGCCATGTACTCCTGCGCGGTGGCGGCCAGGCCGGCGACCTCGGCGGGCCAGACGTTGGGCTGGAACCAGAACCCGTCCACGGCCGGGTCGTCGACACCCGCGTCCGCGCCCGCCGAGTACGACTCCTTCAGGTCCGGCGGCGTCTCGGTGCCCTCGGCGTAACCGTTGGCCTCGACGCCGGGCGGCAGCCAGCCGCGCCCGCCGACGGTCACCGCGTACCGCTGCTTCACTTCGGGTGGCAGCGCGAAGAACCGGCGCGCCAGCTCGCGCGTGCCGGCGCGCAGCTCCGGCGGCACGCCATGGCCGGTGACGAGCAGGAAACCGGACTCACGCAGCGCGCGGTCGATCTCGGCGGCCACCGCGGCCCGCCCCTCGGGCGTGCCGGCGTACCAGGGGGACAGGTCGACGAGCGGGACAGCGGTCGGCATGGTCGTCTCCTATGGAGTGTCCGAAGTGGACGGTACCCCGATGTCCTCGAACCACAGTTCCGGGCGCCGGGCGATGAAATCGGTCATCAGGGCGGTGCACGCGGGGTCGTCCAGCAGCTCGATCGTGACGCCGAGGCCCGCCAGCCAGTCGTGCCCGCCGTGGAACGTCTCGGCCTCGCCGATGATCACGTGCGGGATGCCGAACTGGCGCACCAGCCCGCTGCAGTACCAGCACGGCGAGAGCGTGGTGACCATGATCGTGTCGCGGTAGTGCGGGCGGCGCCCGGCGTTGCGGAAGGCCGTGGTCTCGGCGTGCAGCGACGGGTCGCCGTCCTGCACCCGGCGGTTGTGCCCGCGGCCGAGCAGGGTGCCGCGGCGGTCGAACAGCGCGGCGCCGATCGGCACGCCGCCCTCGGCCTGGCCCAGCTCGGCCTCCTCGCGGGCGACGGCGAGCAACTTCTGCGGGTCGATCTGCATGCGCCACTCTCACCGGCCGCGGCGGGTGCTGGCAAGTCCTGCGCCATCGCGGACCGGAACTGTCCGCGTTGTCTGGCAGAGTGAGGCGCATGTACGGAACCTCCGAGCGGCTGCTGCGCCTGCTGTCCCTGCTGCAGGCCCGGCGCGACTGGCCGGGGCCGGACCTGGCCGAGCGGCTCAGCGTGGACGTCCGCACGGTCCGCCGCGACATCGAGCGCCTGCGTGGGCTGGGTTACCCGGTGCACGCGACGCCCGGGGTCGCGGGCGGGTACCGGCTCGGCGCCGGGGCCGCGCTGCCACCGCTGCTGCTGGACGACGACGAGGCCGTGGCCGTCGCCGTCGGCCTGCGCACGGCGGCCAACGGCACGGTGTCCGGTATCGAGGAGACGTCCGTGCGCGCGCTGGCGAAGCTCGAGCAGGTGCTGCCCGCGCGGCTGCGGCACCGGGTGAGCGCACTGCAGACCGCGACGCTGGCGCTGGGCAGCGGCGGCCCGATGGTGGACGCCGAGGTGCTCACGGTGATCGCCTCCGCGTGCCGCGACCACGAGCGCCTGCGTTTCACCTATGGCACGCACGCGGGCGACGTGGCGGAGCGGAACGTCGAGCCGCTGCGGATGGTCCACACCGGACGCCGCTGGTACCTCGTGGCGTACGACCTGGGCCGCGAGGCCTGGCGCACCTTCCGCGTGGACCGCGTCGACGGCGTCCCGGCGCCCGGTTTCCGTTTCACACCACGCGAACCGCCCGCGGAAGACCTCGCGGTGTACGTCTCACGCGCGATTTCCGCAGCGCCGTACGCCCATCAAATGGTGCTGCGGGTGGCCGCGCCGGCGTCGGTGCTGGCCGAACGCGTCCCGCCGACAGTGGGTGCGGTGGAGCCGGTCGACGAGCACAGCTGCCGGATCCGGACGGGTGCCCACGACCTCGGCGCGCTGCCGTTCTACCTCGCGCAGTGGGACTACGACTTCGTGGTGGAGGACGCGCCGCCCGGGCTGGTCGAGCGGCTGGCCCGGATCGCGGACCGGTTCTCCCGCGCCGCCGCCGGTTCTCAGCCGTGAGTGGTCAAGCCGGACCATGCCGGATAGCTCGCGAAGTCGGTGAGCACGTCCCACACGTGCTGCGGGGCGGCTGCGATGTCCGTGAAAACTTCGGCCGTACGCATACGGTTTCCTCCGCGGTTGGTGTTCGGAGTCAGCTCAGTGCGGCAGCCAGCGCCGCGTCGAGGTCCGGGTACGCGTAGGTGTAGCCCCCGTCGAGCGCGCGGCGGGGATAGCGCGCTGGCCGGTGGTGACCATGTCGGCCATCTCACCGAGGGCCAGCTTCAGCACGAACCCGGACGAGATTGTGGGTGCCCAGCACCCGCGATCGCCGCACGCGCTCCTTGGCGTCGTCGGTCAGGACAGGGTGGTGGCCTCGTCGCCCCGTTCGCTGAGGCGGGCGACGAGCTTCCGGCCGATGAGGCCGGTGGCGCCCGTGACGGTGATCTTCATGGCTGTTTCCTTTGCCAGATACGGGGAATCGCCGGGTCAGACAGTCGGTGGGGTCCAGTCGGCGGGCAGGCCGGACTGGGCCAGCACGGTGGCGAGGCTGTAGTAGTCCCGGTTCGCGGCGATCAGGCCGTGGCGTAGTTCGAGGATCGTCGTGGCGGGCACGGCGAACGGCGTCGGCGCACCGTGGATGTGGCCCGCGTACGTCGTTTCGATGGCGACGCGATCGCCTTGGCGGAACGATTCCTTGACCGTCACCTTCACGTCGGCGATCAGCAGGTCGGTGCGCTGCTTCCAGCCGGCGACCCCGTCCCGGCCCGTCGAGACCGCGTTGACGCCGAGGTCGGTGTAGGTGCCGTCCGGGGTGAACAGCTTCGCCAGCGCCTGCGGGTCGGTGCCGCTCCACGCCGCGGACCAGGCGGCCACGATGTCGTTGGTGTCCCGGGGTGTCAAGGGACGAGGACGATCTTGCCGAGAGCCGTCCGGGAGGACGACTCGCTGAGCTCCAGCGCCGCGACGACCTCCGTCAACGGGAAGCGGGCCGCGATCTTCGCGGTCACCACGCCGTCGCGCAGCAGTCCGAACAGGTAGGTGAGGTCGGTGCGGGTCCTGTCCTGGAACGCCGCCTGCTTGGCCGAACCCGGTTTGCCCGCGCCCGTCCAGACGTTGTAGAAGCTCGCGTGCCGGCCCGTCGGCAGGTAGTTCCACATCGCGAGTTTCCCGGCCAGCATGAGGAATTCGGGCAGCACCGGGCCGGTTTCGTCGATCTTGCTCGCGATGCTGTAGGAGACCAGCGTGCCGGTGCGGTTGAGCAGCCCGTACGAGACGGGGACGCTGTCGCCGCCGAGGTGGTCGAACACCGCGTCCACGCCGTCGGGGGCCAGCGCTCGCACCGCTTCGGCCAGATCGGGGACCCGGTAGTCGATCGGCTCCACGCCCATCGCGCGCAGCGCCTCGTGGTGACGCGGGCCGGCCGTGCCGATCACGCGGGCGCCCGCGTGCCGCGCGAGCTGCACCAGGATCGTGCCCACACCACCGCTGGCGCCCAGCACGAGCACGGTCTGCCCGGCCTGGACCTTCGCGCTGCGGTGCAACATCTGGTACGCGGTCAGCCCGTTCACGATCAGCGTCTCCGCCTCGTCCGCGCTGATCCCGTCGGGCACCTGCACCAGGTCGGCGGCGGTGAGCAGCACGGCCGTGGCCCAGCCGCCGGTCTTGGTCAGCGCGGCGACCCGCCGCCCGACCAAGACGCGGTCCACGCCGGGGCCGACGGCCTCGACGACGCCGACGAGGTCGTAGCCGGGCACGAATGGGAACTCGGGCTGGCCGTAGTAGCGGCCCCGGCGCATCGCGCTCTCGGCGGCGGACACGGCCGTCGACTCGACGCGCACCAGGGCCTGGCCGGCGGCGGGCGCCGGCAGCGCGCGCTCGACCAGTCGGAGGCCGGACGGTTCGACCTTGCCCGGCAGGACTACCTCGGTGGCGGTCACCTCGGGGGCGTTCTTCTCACTCACGGCCGGCTCCTCGACTATCGGCGACTGTACATCGCACTGTTAATGGTCGTAACTATGTATCGATGCGTCATACTGTGTCAACTCGTCAGCAGAAATGAGGTGACCGTGCTGCCCGAGCAGGAGCTGACCCGGCGCGACCGGTACGGCGCCGGACCGTGGCCGAGGTCAAAGAGGCCGCCATGGCTCAGGTGCGGGCACAACTGGGCCGGTGGAACGGGGGAGACCGGTCCGGCCTGCCGATCCAGGTCCCGCACTTCGGGCTGGTCTGGTGGAGCCGGCTGATCGGCCTGGAGCTGGAGCAGCACACGCCGGCCCGGGCTGTGCTACCGGAGCGAGGTCGAAATGATGGTGGACAGCCTCCGTCGCGGGCGGGCGAGCAGCGCGGAGAGTCGCCGATTGTCGTCCCGGGCAAGGAGGCGATGCGGTTAACTGTCCGGCATGTCATACCCGGACGCCCCGGCACCACAACAGTCATTCCCGCAGCCGCAGCCGGCAGCCACGAGATCCAAGGCCGGCTACGGCCTGCTGATCGCCGCGATCCTGTTCGCCGGTTTCGGTGGCGGCCTGCTGGCGTGGCACCCCTGGGACAAGGGCCCGGCGCCGGCGCCCCCAAGGACCCGCGGCACATCACCATCCAGAAAGTCGGCGACCAGAGCGATCCGACCGACTCCGGTTCGACCCGGCCGGTCTACTGCATGACCAACGAGACCGGCGGCCTGTCCTGCGTCGTGATGCCCACCCGCTACAGCGGTATCGAGGCCTCGACCGGCTGATCCCGCGTGGCCGGCTCTGTCCCCGTCCCGCCCACTGAGCGAGCGCTTAGAATAGCCCGGACGGTGGATCAGGAAGGATCGCGGGATGACGATGTCGCTCTCGGCCGAGTTGTGGCCCGACGTGCAGCCCGAGACCGCGCGCCGGCTCATGCTGGCCGGGGTGGAGTCCTTCGCGCGGCGCGGTTACCACGCCACCACCACCCGTGACATCGCGAGCGCCGCCGGCATGAGCCCGGCCGCGCTGTACGTGCACTTCCCGTCCAAGGCGGCGCTGCTGTTCGCCATCAGCCGCAGCGGGCACGAGCAGACGCTGGCGCTGGTGGAGGACGCGGTGGCGAAGGTCGAGGACCCGGTGGAGCGCATCCGCCTGCTGGTGACGGACTTCGTGGCCTGGCACGCGCGGCGGCACACCGTCGCGCGGGTGGTGCAGTACGAGCTGAACGCCTTGCCGGAGCAGGAGTTCGAGGTCGTCGCCGAGCTGCGCCGCGGGATCGAGCGCATCGTCCGCGACGTGATCACCGCGGGCTCGGCCACCGGCGCCTTCACCGTCACCGACCCGCACACCGCGGCCCGCGCCGTGCTGTCGCTGGGGGTCGACGTGGCCCGCTGGTACAGCGAGCGCAGCCGCCAGACGCCTCAGGCGCTGGGCCAGGAGTACAGCGAACTCGTGCTGCGCATGCTGGGCACCCGGACGGATTCGTGAGTCTTCGCGCCGGTCAAGGCCCGAGGGACTTGACGGCGTTGTCGATCTCCCAGTCGATCAGCCGCTGCGCTTCGATGGTGTGGTTGTCCAGCATGCCGGTCAGTTCGAGGCTCACGATCCCGTGCACCCGCGTCCAGATCACGATCGCGGCGCGGGCGGCCCGAGGGGTGGCGTCCGGCCGCTCTTGAGCCCGGGCCCAGTGCCTCAACTGCCCGTCCAGCGTGCGGTCACCACTGCCGCCGTCGGCCGGCGCGGTCTCCTGAACGGCCACCAGCAGGTCCATCAGCAGCGCCATCGACTGGTCCAGCGGGGTCGGCCCGGCCACGTCGGCGGGCAGGTCGCCGCGCTCGCCGAACAGCATCCCGTACCGCTTCGGGTGCCGCAGCGCCCAGTCGCGGTAGGCGCCGACCACCAGCCGGATGCGCGCTTGCGGCGCTCGCCTGCTGCCTTCCACGGCCTCGGCCATGACCACCGTGAGCTGCCGGTAGGACACCGCGACCAGGTACGCCACCAGCGCGTCCCGTGACACGAAGTACCGGTAGACCGCCGGTGCCGACATCGCCATGCCCCGGGCCAGCGCCGCGATCGTCAGCGCGTGCACCCCGTCACTGTCGATGATCGCGAACGACGTGTCCTCGATCTCCTGGAGAGTCTGGGCCCGCAGTCGCTCGCGCCGGCTCGGCACCGGCGGTTCGGTGGTCATCTTCGCATCATAACGACCCGTATCGATGTTTACCGGTAGCTCGACTCGTTACGACCGATAACACATCGACGGCACGATCACATCGACGGCGCAGTGTCCGTACCGATCGCGGCGGCGCGCAGCGCGTCGGCCAGCTGCGCGGCCGGTTCGGGCAGCGGCCCGGGCAGCCGGGCGAGGACGATGCGGCGTTGTTCGGCCGGCCCGCCGCGGACGGGCAGGATCCGCACTCCGCCGGGTGCCACGGAGGTGAGCGCGGTGGGCACGGTGGTGATGCCGCAGCCCGCGGCGACCAAGCCCAGCTTGGCCAGCCAGTCACGGGCGGTGTGCGCGATCACGGGCCGCTCGTCCAGACCGGGCCACGCCCCCATCAGCCGTTCCTCGCCCGACGCCGAACCGGCGATCCACCGCTGACCGTGCAGCTCGGCCACATCGATGAACTCGCCCTTGGCGAGCGGATGGCCGGACGGCACGGCCACGCGCAGGCCGCGCTCGGTCAGCGTCCGTAGCCGCAAGGCCGGGGTTTCGGTGTCGGGTGGGCGAAACGGCGGGGCCGAGGCCAGCAGCGCCAGAT
This genomic interval carries:
- a CDS encoding helix-turn-helix transcriptional regulator, with protein sequence MYGTSERLLRLLSLLQARRDWPGPDLAERLSVDVRTVRRDIERLRGLGYPVHATPGVAGGYRLGAGAALPPLLLDDDEAVAVAVGLRTAANGTVSGIEETSVRALAKLEQVLPARLRHRVSALQTATLALGSGGPMVDAEVLTVIASACRDHERLRFTYGTHAGDVAERNVEPLRMVHTGRRWYLVAYDLGREAWRTFRVDRVDGVPAPGFRFTPREPPAEDLAVYVSRAISAAPYAHQMVLRVAAPASVLAERVPPTVGAVEPVDEHSCRIRTGAHDLGALPFYLAQWDYDFVVEDAPPGLVERLARIADRFSRAAAGSQP
- a CDS encoding LysR family transcriptional regulator, which translates into the protein MAFADASLIALRVFREVAERGTLTAAATALGYTQSAVSRQIAALERAAGSSLLERRHDGVRLTAAGRIVVRRAATVVDQIDAAARELAGEPGEPATVRLGWFTSAGAALVPRALAALHRTHPAITVTTREGSTPALVRALRAGTLDLALLASAPPFRPPDTETPALRLRTLTERGLRVAVPSGHPLAKGEFIDVAELHGQRWIAGSASGEERLMGAWPGLDERPVIAHTARDWLAKLGLVAAGCGITTVPTALTSVAPGGVRILPVRGGPAEQRRIVLARLPGPLPEPAAQLADALRAAAIGTDTAPSM
- a CDS encoding NAD-dependent epimerase/dehydratase family protein; protein product: MKITVTGATGLIGRKLVARLSERGDEATTLS
- a CDS encoding isopenicillin N synthase family dioxygenase; amino-acid sequence: MPTAVPLVDLSPWYAGTPEGRAAVAAEIDRALRESGFLLVTGHGVPPELRAGTRELARRFFALPPEVKQRYAVTVGGRGWLPPGVEANGYAEGTETPPDLKESYSAGADAGVDDPAVDGFWFQPNVWPAEVAGLAATAQEYMARMRALSDDLLRVFAHALAQEPDHFTRHTGHPTYTFNINWYPPMTSVGPPEPGQFRIGPHTDFGTVTVLDRQSGVGGLQVCTAEGDWVDAPFDEDAFTVNIGDLMARWTGDRWRSTRHRVLPPHASAPDEDLVSLIFFYETDHDARITSLAPPLGRVAYPEVVASAYLKEKLDAITVH
- a CDS encoding nucleoside deaminase, producing the protein MQIDPQKLLAVAREEAELGQAEGGVPIGAALFDRRGTLLGRGHNRRVQDGDPSLHAETTAFRNAGRRPHYRDTIMVTTLSPCWYCSGLVRQFGIPHVIIGEAETFHGGHDWLAGLGVTIELLDDPACTALMTDFIARRPELWFEDIGVPSTSDTP
- a CDS encoding TetR/AcrR family transcriptional regulator, which encodes MTTEPPVPSRRERLRAQTLQEIEDTSFAIIDSDGVHALTIAALARGMAMSAPAVYRYFVSRDALVAYLVAVSYRQLTVVMAEAVEGSRRAPQARIRLVVGAYRDWALRHPKRYGMLFGERGDLPADVAGPTPLDQSMALLMDLLVAVQETAPADGGSGDRTLDGQLRHWARAQERPDATPRAARAAIVIWTRVHGIVSLELTGMLDNHTIEAQRLIDWEIDNAVKSLGP
- a CDS encoding nuclear transport factor 2 family protein; the encoded protein is MTPRDTNDIVAAWSAAWSGTDPQALAKLFTPDGTYTDLGVNAVSTGRDGVAGWKQRTDLLIADVKVTVKESFRQGDRVAIETTYAGHIHGAPTPFAVPATTILELRHGLIAANRDYYSLATVLAQSGLPADWTPPTV
- a CDS encoding medium chain dehydrogenase/reductase family protein, giving the protein MSEKNAPEVTATEVVLPGKVEPSGLRLVERALPAPAAGQALVRVESTAVSAAESAMRRGRYYGQPEFPFVPGYDLVGVVEAVGPGVDRVLVGRRVAALTKTGGWATAVLLTAADLVQVPDGISADEAETLIVNGLTAYQMLHRSAKVQAGQTVLVLGASGGVGTILVQLARHAGARVIGTAGPRHHEALRAMGVEPIDYRVPDLAEAVRALAPDGVDAVFDHLGGDSVPVSYGLLNRTGTLVSYSIASKIDETGPVLPEFLMLAGKLAMWNYLPTGRHASFYNVWTGAGKPGSAKQAAFQDRTRTDLTYLFGLLRDGVVTAKIAARFPLTEVVAALELSESSSRTALGKIVLVP
- a CDS encoding TetR/AcrR family transcriptional regulator, translated to MTMSLSAELWPDVQPETARRLMLAGVESFARRGYHATTTRDIASAAGMSPAALYVHFPSKAALLFAISRSGHEQTLALVEDAVAKVEDPVERIRLLVTDFVAWHARRHTVARVVQYELNALPEQEFEVVAELRRGIERIVRDVITAGSATGAFTVTDPHTAARAVLSLGVDVARWYSERSRQTPQALGQEYSELVLRMLGTRTDS